Genomic window (Hydrogenimonas cancrithermarum):
CCTCTCCAGTTATCGTACGCGATAATCGTATCGCTGTTTTTGATTCCTTTTCCGCTAATATAGTGTTCCGCATGGTCGGGGCACTGATACAACGGTTCACAATGAAGATTTCCCATGATATCCGCATGGTGCAAATGGTGGGCATACATATTGCGTGAACCTTTGATGTGTCCGCCCTCAAATGCCGTTTCACTGTCGCCGCTTACAAAAACGTAACCCGGCTTCCCGATAAGCTTGATCGCATCTTCGGGCTGAATCGTAATCTTGTCTGCCGCCAACAATGCTGAGGCAGAAAAGAGACCCGCAAAGCAAAGCGTCTTGAGCCACTGCTTCATTACCACTCCTTATGTTATAGTTTATAGCGTTTAATACGCCTATTTCTCGGGGTTTCCGATAACAACTCATTATAGAAACTACTATCTTAATGCAACTTAAAAAGTATCGGAATATAAAATTCATTGACACCTGAGTGGCAATTGATTACCCCAAGAAGCAGTTTATCCAGTAATCATGAATTCGATTTGCAATTTAACTGATTGAGAAGACGCAGCATCCTTCAATTGTCAAATCCCTATTGATAGTACCATATTAATGACCTCTCGGAGTTGACTCCCTACACCCTTTTTGCTACCATAACTTCAAATCCGAAACAAAAGAGCTTATTATTATGGAAAAAGAGCAAGCGATCGAAAAACTGGAGGACAAAACCCTTCCCCTGGAAGAGGTCAAAACACTGTTTGAAATGTTCTGCAACGACATGCAGGTCGTCGGACAGGTTGCGATGAATCTCAGTCTGCGCACATCGGTCTATGAGAGGGAGAGAGAAAAAAGCCCAATCATGGAAGAGCTTCTGATCAAGTTATCTGAAGTGGAAGACATGGGAAGCCGCTGGGCCGTTGCAAAAAACCCGCATACACCGGTGCATGTTCTCGAAAAGCTCGCAAAAGATGAAGTCAACCTTGTCCGTGCCCTCGTTGCAACCAACCCCAATACTCCAGCCATGGTGTTGCAAACACTCTTCAGTGACGAAAAAATCGTCCGCGACGGTCTCTCGGGCAATCCCAATACGCCGGCGAAACTACTGAAAATACTTGCCGACGACTCCGACAAAATGGTACGCATGCGTGTGGCGGAAAACCCCAATGCCCCGCTGGATCTCCTTGAGCGCCTCATGAAAGATGTAGATGAAAATGTCGCCAAGGCTGCCGAAGTCAATCTTGGCAAAAGGAAGAATGCATGAAGCAAAGACAGCATGAAAATGTTCTCCCACCGGCTTACGAGGGCGTTGAACGCCATTTAATGGCTGTTTTCTACTCCGGCGTTTATATTACCAGTGCCGATATCGTCAAGGTCGGAAAGAGTTTGGGCCTCGACCTGCCGATGAAAGAGCGTCTGGCTCTTTTGAAACAGATTATGAAACATGCCCATGAAAACGACATGAAACCAGAGATGATGCAGGGATTCATCCAACTGCTGCAGGAACGTGCGAAAATCTACAACGACCTCGCGCAAAATTTTCCGGCCGCTGCTCCACTGGTCCAGAAGTGGATCCAGAAAGCGCGTTCGACGGCACTTCTTTTGCAAAGAGAGATGAGGAGCAACCCTTATGAATAAGGAGACGATTCTCGAAGAGCTTGGAAAAGTCCGATATCCGGGCCTCGACAAATCGATCGTGGACCTGAAGGTCGTCGAGGAGGTGGCAGAAGAGAACGGCAAACCCGTCGTCACCCTCTCGATGCAAAACGATGAAGCCTACCAGGTGCTCGAGTCACGTTTGAGCGATCTCTTCAACGGAAACGTCGAAGTCAGACGCAAAGCGATGATGCAGAAAAAGTCCATGAACTACGGCGATACCGCAAACCCGAACAACCGCGCGCCCTACGCCAAACGTATCATCGCCGTCACGAGCGGCAAAGGCGGTGTCGGCAAAAGCACCGTTTCGGTCAACCTTTCGGTTGCACTGGCACAAAAAGGGTTCAAAGTGGGACTTCTGGATGCCGACGTCTACGGACCGAATGTCCCCCGCATGACACAGACTGCCGATGAAAAGCTGCAGTGGAACGATAATTATAAAATCATACCGAGTGAAAACTTCGGCATCAAAATCATGAGTGTCGGGCTGACGACCCCTTCTTCCGATACCCCGCTGGTGTGGCGAAGCTCCGTCGCCGTCAGTGCGCTCATTCAGTTTCTCGAAGATGTCGACTGGGGCGAACTCGACTTTCTGGTCATCGATATGCCCCCGGGCACAGGTGACATCCAGCTGACGATGGCACAGGAGCTCCCCATCACCGCCGGCGTCATCGTCACCACACCGCAGCCGGTCGCACTCGACGATGTCAGCCGCGCCATCATGATGTTCAAAGATATCAAGGTCCCCATTGGAGGACTCGTCGAAAACATGAGCTTCTTCATCGCACCCGATACGAAAAAACGCTACGATATCTTCGGGAAAGGCGGCGGCGAAGCGACAGCCAAAAAGTACGACATCCCGTTTTTGGGAAAAATTCCGCTCGATATGCAGATCCGTGAATTCTCCGACGAAGGCATCCCGCCGGTCGCGATGGGTGACAAGCGCCAGAAGGGCTACTACAAAAATATCGCGGATAATCTTCTCAAACAGATTTTATAAACAGATTTTTTATTTCCAAGCAGAAGCATGCGCCCTTTCAAGGGCGCAGAAGAGGGATCAAACAAAAGCCGAAGCTTTTGCCTGATTAGTAGCGGTAACGGACGTACATTCGAATATCTTGCGCCTTGTCTACCGGATTCATACCGTATGCCTGAGCTTCATCCATTGTCAAAGGTGTGCCTCCCTGCGCAAAGAACCCATTGCTTCCAGTATATTTATAATCTATATATGTATACCTGATTTGAGCTGTCAGGTTTTTTCCAATCAAATCTTTGTTAAACCAGATTTCATATGCGTCGCCTCGCGCCGCCAGTTTACTTCCTGCGAGCGTGTCTTCCGCATAGGTGAAGCTTCTCCAGTATTTGCTGCCGTGGTTGTACTCTACCCCGACACGTGCATCGTCGATCAGCTGGCAGGGCCAGTTGGCACCTGCATACCATGACGTTCCCGTTTTATTGTCGTTGCTTCCAAGCATATCCATCTGAGCTGGCTGAGTTCCAACAGAAGTACTTCCATTATAAATCGCAACTTGATATGGATCATTGCTTGGCATGGTTTTACTAGCTGCAAAACTTACAAAGAAAATAGATTCATCGAGCATATCGCTGATACCATCTCCAATACCATTTGCAATAAAGCTGATCGCCGCACCATACAAATCCCCAGTTTGCATGAATGCATAGGTCGTTGGCACAGGTTGCCCACTTGATACATCAACTGCAACAGTTTCCATTCCGGGCAGATTCCACGCTTTGAATGCCGTTGTATGTACAGAATATTGTCCATCATCATACGGTACGAAAATAAATCCAAAAAGATCCGTATTGCTTACTTGGTCAAGTTTACTGTAGTCTGTTGCATTTGGATTAACTGAATATGTTCCATCTCCATTCGAAACGATACCACTGTAACGTGAAGTTGCATTGGTCATTCCCCTGCCCATACAAAGCTTGAAATACATACCTGGAACATCAGTAACGTTACTCAAGTCAAATTTGAAACTAGCTCCATCAAATTCCGTGTTGATAATATGGCCAATCGGAGATTTTGGATTTTGATCCTCTCGATAATTAGCCAAAAGACCATCAGTAGCGGGTCGTCGTCCAAAACTCGCTGTCCAGGGAATATTCGCACCAAAAAAATCATCACCAAAATAGAGCCAATAAGCCTCTTTAACTCTCAATTGTCCATCATTTGGTGTTTCATTCACAACCCAATCAAAATAGTTGAAGCCCATTTTAGGATCGGGAAGCTGTCCATACATTTTGTAATAACTTAATGTACCCTTGAACGTAAGATTGCTAGTAGGTGCATATCCCATTCCAAGCCATAGTCTGTTTGTAAAAATTTGATTCCAGTCAGACGCGCCATCTGCATATTTATATCCGATGACATCGTATGCCGTCCTAAAATCGACATTCCACTTAATGTTATCATTCAATGCAGCGGCTTTGAGCTGACTGATCTGCTTTTTCAATTTTTTGGCTTTAATGCCTTTGGTTTGCTGCTTAAGTGCAGAAACCTCTTTTTTCAGAGCTTCCAATTCCGCTCTCAGATCGTCATCCGAAGAGGCGAAGCTCATCGTTGCCGCAACGGCAGCAGCTGTTGACATTGCAATCAGTTTTTTCATTCTTACTCCTTGATATATGATGGCGTTAACCATTCTACAGTCCTGACAGTCCTGCATTAGCTCCTATTATAGATGCATTACCTTTAAAGAAGACTTATTTTAACGAAAGAGAGAACAATAGTTTTTACTTATATAAAATTTTTATCTCTTATATTATTTTATGATAAGCTGTAGTGTTTGTATTTAGGAATATTTATCGATATTTTTGCGAAGGGGGATAAAAAAGAAAGAAGGAAACCTCAAGCCCGGCACCGACCTACCTTCCCACACCCGAAGGGTGCAGTATTATCAGCGCAGAGGGGCTTGACTTCCAGGTTCGGGATGGAGCTGGGTATAACCCCCTCGCTATAGGCACCGGGACAAAGAGGGGTAAGACAACCTTGATTGGCTTAGCTCTCTTTGCAAGGAGCAATGAGGGTTGAGTATTGAGTGTTGAGAGGATGCTGTCTCAATGCTCAGCACTCAATACTCAATACTATCATTGTTCAGTAGTCTGTGCGTAACACTCAATAAGGCGGTAGCACGTCTGTAAAAAGATAAGTCGAACGGTCTATTAGTACCGGTCAGCTAAACGTCTTGCAACGCTTACACCTCCGGCCTATCAACGTCGTAGTCTTCGACGGACCTTCAGGGAGTGTTCATCTTGGAGTTGGCTTCCCGCTTAGATGCTTTCAGCGGTTATCACATCCGAACATAGCTACCCAGCGATGCCCTTGGCAGGACAACTGGTACACCAGTGGTTCGTTCAACCCGGTCCTCTCGTACTAGGGTCAACTCTCCTCAACACTCCTGCGCCCACGGAAGATAGGGACCGAACTGTCTCACGACGTTCTGAACCCAGCTCGCGTACCGCTTTAAATGGCGAACAGCCATACCCTTGGGACCTGCTCCAGCCCCAGGATGCGATGAGCCGACATCGAGGTGCCAAACCTCCCCGTCGATGTGAGCTCTTGGGGGAGATCAGCCTGTTATCCCCGGCGTACCTTTTATCCTTTGAGCGATGGCCCTTCCACACAGAACCACCGGATCACTAAGACCGACTTTCGTCTCTGCTCGACCTGTATGTCTCACAGTCAGGCTGGCTTATACCTTTATACTCTTCGAGCGATTTCCAACCGCTCTGAGCCAACCTTTGTAAGCCTCCGTTACTTTTTAGGAGGCGACCGCCCCAGTCAAACTACCCACCAGACATTGTCCTCCATGTGGATAACACATGCGAGTTAGCTATCAGAATATGCAAGGGTGGTATCTCAAGGTCGGCTCCGCCCGAACTGGCGTCCGGGTTTCATAGCCTCCCACCTATCCTGCACATGCATATCCCAATAGCAGTGTCAAGCTATAGTAAAGGTGCACGGGGTCTTTCCGTCTTTCCGCGGGTAGGAGGAATTTTCACCTCCACTACAATTTCACCAGATCCCTGGTCGAGACAGCTCCCATCTCGTTACGCCATTCATGCAGGTCGGTATTTAACCGACAAGGAATTTCGCTACCTTAGGACCGTTATAGTTACGGCCGCCGTTTACCGGGGCTTCGGTTCACCGCTTCGCAAAGCTAACGGATCCCCTTAACCTTCCGGCACCGGGCAGGCGTCACACCCTATACATCCTCTTACGAGTTAGCAGAGTGCTGTGTTTTTGGTAAACAGTCGGGAGGGACTCTTTGTTGCAACCCGTTTCGGCTCCAAGGGCAAGCCTCTTCACCTACTACGGGCACACCTTATACCGAAGATACGGTGCCAGTTTGCAGAGTTCCTTAACCAGGGTTCTTCTGCGCGCCTTAGAATACTCATCTCACCCACCTGTGTCGGTTTACGGTACGGGCGACTGTAGATATGCTTAGAGACTTTTCTCGGCACGACGGCATCAACGATTCTCTCGCCGCTCCGAAGAGCTTTGAGAGCCTGTCAGGTCTCGGCCTCGTGTACCACGGATTTGCCTATGGTACGGCCTACACCCTTCGAGCCACTATTCCATCAGTGACCTCGTTTAGCCCTATGCGTCCTCCCATCACGCTCTACAGTCGGTATCGGAATATTAACCGATTTGCCATCGCCTACCCCTTTCGGACTCGGCTTAGGACCCGACTAACCCTACGATGACGAGCATCGCGTAGGAAACCTTGGGTTTTCGGCGTTGAAGATTCTCACTTCAATTATCGCTACTCATGCCTGCATGCTCACTTCCAGCCGCTCCAGTACTCCTTACCGGTATACCTTCAACGCTGACTGGAACGCTCTCCTACCGCTCCATCTACCAGATGGAACCTACAGCTTCGGTGCCTACTTTAGCCCCGTTATATTTTCGGCGCAGGATCGCTAGACCAGTGAGCTGTTACGCTTTCTTTAAAGGATGGCTGCTTCTAAGCCAACCTCCTGGTTGTCTAAGCAACCCCACCTCCTTTTCCACTTAAGTAGGACTTGGGGACCTTAGCTGGTAGTCTGGGCTGTTTCCCTTTCGACCCTGGATTTTATCACCCAGGGCCTGACTGCCGTGAATCCACTTGAAGTATTCGGAGTTTGACTGGGTTTGGTACCTTGGTGTAGGCCCTAGCCCAATCAGTGCTCTACCCCTTCAAGTTTCGAACACGACGCTATACCTAAATATATTTCGGAGAGAACCAGCTATCACGAAGTTTGATTGGCCTTTCACCCCTATCCACAGCTCATCCGGGGGCTTTTCAACGCCCATCGGTTCGGCCCTCCACGGGCTCTTACACCCGCTTCAGCCTGGCCATGGATAGATCACTTCGCTTCGGGTCTGCAGCCACTGACTTATCGCCCTATTCAGGCTCGCTTTCACTACGGCTCCGGGTTTCCTTAACCTCGCCAGTGACCACAACTCGCAGGCTCATTATGCAAAAGGCAGTCGGTCACCCCGCATAAAGCATGGGGCTCCCAATGATTGTAAGCAGACGGTTTCAGGTTCTATTTCACTCCCCTCACCGGGGTTCTTTTCACCTTTCCCTCACGGTACTTGTGCACTATCGGTCTGATGGTAGTATTTAGCCTTGGAAGGTGGTCCTCCCATATTCAGTCAAGGTTACACGTGTCCCGACCTACTTATTCGCAAGCTTAGTACCACTGTAAGGATTTCGGTTACGGGGCTATCACCCTCTTTGGCCGACTTTTCCAAGTCGTTCTCCTATCCAAACAGCTATCACTTACCAGGCTGTTCCGCGTTCGCTCGCCGCTACTAGCGGAATCTCGGTTGATTTCTTTTCCTCTGGCTACTGAGATGTTTCACTTCGCCAGGTTCGCTCTCCCTAAGGGAGTGACATGCCTCACGACATGCCGGGTTGCCCCATTCGGAAATCCACGGATCAACGTCTCTTAGCGACTCCCCGTGGCTTATCGCAGCTTAGTACGTCCTTCATCGCCTCCATCAGCCTAGGCATCCACCGTCTGCTCTGAGTAACTTATCTTTCTATTCTAATGACGCGCTACCGCCTTATTGAATGTTACTTCAACAAAGCAATATTGCAAAATTGTTACGCAGACTACTGAACAATATCAAGTTAAAAAACTTTAGGCAAAGCCTAATTGAAATTCTCTTTGAGAACTTCAATCAAGCTTCGACAGGGTTGGTGGAGAATAGCGGGATCGAACCGCTGACCTCCTGCGTGCAAAGCAGGCGCTCTCCCAGCTGAGCTAATTCCCCATGATAAGATCTCTCAATACTTTTGGTCAGATTGTGCAAAGGCTTTCACGTAGCGTACTCAAAGTACGTGAGTGGAAGGCTTTGTGCAATGTGGCCAAAAGTGGTGGGCGTACCAGGACTTGAACCTGGGACCTCACCCTTATCAGGGGTGCACTCTAACCAGCTGAGCTATACGCCCCTTGTTTCAATGAGCAATGTTAAATGAACAATGAGAAATTCAGGAGGCTGCTTCGCAGCTTCTATCTGAAATAATAGAAGAAGCGCAGCGACTTCCTCAATCGCTCATTGCTCATTGCTCATTTCTAATTGTCAAAGAACTCCCGAGATCTTTGACAACCAAGCGCAAGATAAGTAAACCTTCGAGCAGTTTCAAAGACACCAACCGAATGGTGTCTCTTTTCTCTAGAAAGGAGGTGATCCAACCGCAGGTTCTCCTACGGTTACCTTGTTACGACTTCACCCCAGTCGCTGATCCCACCGTGGCAGGTAGCCAGTTTAGCTTCCCCGCTTCGGGTGAAATCAACTCCCATGGTGTGACGGGCGGTGAGTACAAGACCCGGGAACGTATTCACCGTGACATGGCTGATTCACGATTACTAGCGATTCCAACTTCATGCACTCGAGTTGCAGAGTGCAATCCGAACTGGGACGTGTTTTATAGATTTGCTCCACCTCGCGGTATTGCCTCTCATTGTACACGCCATTGTAGCACGTGTGTCGCCCTGGACATAAGGGCCATGATGACTTGACGTCGTCCTCACCTTCCTCCTGGTTACCCAGGCAGTCTCCTTAGAGTGCCCAGCCGAACTGCTGGCAACTAAGGACGAGGGTTGCGCTCGTTGCGGGACTTAACCCAACATCTCACGACACGAGCTGACGACAGCCGTGCAGCACCTGTCACCGAGCTCTACAAAAGTAGCACTCCCCCATCTCTGAGGGATTCTCGGGATGTCAAGCCCAGGTAAGGTTCTTCGCGTATCTTCGAATTAAACCACATGCTCCACCGCTTGTGCGGGTCCCCGTCTATTCCTTTGAGTTTTAATCTTGCGACCGTACTCCCCAGGCGGAATGCTTATTGCGTTAGCTGCATCACTGGGATGACAAGCATCCCAACGACTAGCATTCATCGTTTAGGGCGTGGACTACCAGGGTATCTAATCCTGTTTGCTCCCCACGCTTTCACGCCTCAGCGTCAGTACTGTTCCAGCAGATCGCCTTCGCCATCGGTATTCCTGGTGATCTCTACGGATTTTACCCCTACACCACCAATTCCATCTGCCTCTCCCAGACTCTAGGTTCACAGTTTCAAGTGCAGTTCCACGGTTGAGCCGTGGGCTTTCACACCTGACTTACGAACCCGCCTACGCGTCCTTTACGCCCAGTGATTCCGAGTAACGCTTGCACCCTCCGTATTACCGCGGCTGCTGGCACGGAGTTAGCCGGTGCTTATTCCTGTCATACCGTCATTATCTTCCGACAGAAAAGGAGTTTACACACCGAAATGCGTCATCCTCCACGCGGCGTTGCTGCATCAGGGTTTCCCCCATTGTGCAATATTCCCCACTGCTGCCTCCCGTAGGAGTCTGGACCGTGTCTCAGTTCCAGTGTGGCTGATCATCCTCTCAGACCAGCTACGCGTCATCGCCTTGGTGGGCCATTACCCCACCAACTAGCTGATACGATACAGGCCAATCCCTTGGCGGAATAAACCGTTTCCCTATACGACTTGACGTCCTATAGGAATATGGGGTATTAGCAGCCGTTTCCAGCTGTTATCCCCCTCCAAGGGGCATGTTACCTATACATTACTCACCCGTGCGCCACTTAGCTGACACTCGAATCCCCCGAAGGTTCATCGAGCCGTTCTCGTTCGACTTGCATGTGTTAGGCACGCCGCCAGCGTTCACTCTGAGCCAGGATCAAACTCTCCATAAATGGACAATTTAAACCTTGTCGACTGTTTGTGTTGACTTTTACTTGAAAGTCACAAAAGCTTAAAAGCTCAAAGGTTCTTACTTATCTCTTACTTGGTTGTCAAAGATCTCGTCTGTCACTCTCGCAAATGACTCACTCACGACCTCTCGAAGTCCCTTACTCAAGGGCTCCATCGTTTGTGGACGGGAATTATAGCACCATACAAACCTCTTGTCAAGAGTTTTTTCACCGAATTTCGGAAAAAATTCGAAAAATTTCGAAATGTACCAGTTTTCTAAATTTTCTTTATTCTTTTAATATAATGTATACAGCTATCTTGATTTTCAAATGAACATAAGCTATAATCGCTTCGTAATAAATCTTAAATAAAAATAAAAGGAGACGATGTGTCACTCTACAACCGTGATTACGTTCACAACCAAGGTGCACACCGCCAGACAGAACGTGCATACGAAGAGCCGCAGATCAAAACAGAATCGGATCTTGCCGCGTTTGTAAAAAAGACTTATCAACTTTTTGCGGCTTCCTGTATCGCAGCAACGGCAGGTGCCTACCTCGGTACTGGTATGGCTGCAGCGATCCAGTCATGGTACTGGGGTCTAGTCATTCTTGAGTTCGCCATGCTCTTTGGGCTGATGTTCACACGAACCAAACCCGGCCTCAATCTGCTCATGCTGTTTGGCTTTACATTCATGACGGGTCTGACGCTTGCGCCGCTGCTTTCCACCATTCTGGCTCTACCGGGAGGAGGAAGCATTGTCGGTCAGGCATTTTTCCTGACAGCGGTCATCACAGGCGGACTCAGCCTCTTTGCGATGAACACGACCCGTGACTTCAGCGGAATGGGCAAAGGTCTTTTGATCGCCCTCGTCATTGTCATCATCGCATCGGTCATCAATATTTTTCTCGGCAGTCCGATGCTGCAGGTTGTCATCGCAGGTGTTGGGGCACTGCTTTTCAGTGCCTTTATCCTCTATGATACCCAGCGCATCATTCAAGGAGAGTTCGCAACACCGGTTGAAGCGGCGGTAGCGATCTATCTCGATGTTCTGAATCTCTTCATTTCACTACTGCAGCTTCTTGGTATTTTCGGTGGACGCGAAGAGTAACCCTCTCCAGTCGAAACTTTTTCGGCTGGTCGATGCGAATCTCAACCGCCTGAAGGAGGGGATTCGCGTCATCGAAGACATCAACCGATACCTCTACGATAATCAATCAATCGCTTCAAAGCTAAAATCACTCCGTCATCTTGCCAAAATCGACAACTACCTTGAACTACTTCCGCACAGAGACATTCAAAACGATGTGTTGAAAAAGAGTGTGAAGACAGAGATGGAACGTGAAGATATAACGAGTCTGCTCCTGGCCAACTACAAACGCGCCCAAGAAGCGGCACGCGTGCTCGAAGAGAGCTTCAAGCTGATCGATCCGGCAAAATCGGAAGATTTCAAGACGATCCGATACGAACTCTATGCGCTCGAGCAGGAAAATCTTGTTTAAATCGTGTGTTTTTTCAAAAACACGGCGATATTGTTGAAAATCCCTTTCACCAGTTCCTGACGTGCCTCGATACTCGTCCAGGCGATATGTGGCGTGATGAAAAGTCGATCGGGATTGGCCGCTTCAAAGAGAATGGAGTCTTCCGGCAGTGGCTCAATTTCTGTCACATCCAGCCCCACATAGATCTCTTTATCATCCATTACATGGACCAGATCGGTTTCATTGATGATACCACCGCGTCCAAGGTTGAGGAGGATCGATCCGGCCTGAATCTTTTCAAGACGCGTAAAATCGAGCAGATCTCTGGTCTTTTCATTGAGTGGTGCATGGATGGAGACAATATGCGAGGTGCTTAGAAGCGTATCGAGCTCCATGCGTGGATAGAGGGGATCATCGTTTTCGCCGCTGGTGGAGTAGTAGACGACCGTGGCACCAAACGCTTCGGCCACTTTGGCCACCTCTTTGCCGATCGTTCCGAAACCGATGATGCCCCACTGCTTGCCGCGAAGTTCGTGAAATGGCCGGTCGATACAGGTGAAGATACCCGATCGGCTCCAAGCTTTGCTTTTGACGTGGTTGTCGTAATAGGAAAGTTTTTCCATGAGATAAAAGAGCATCGCGAAGGTGTGCTGGACGACGCTGTGTGTGGAGTATCCGGCGACATTTTTGACTTCGATACCTTTTTCGTTGGCATATTCGATATCGACATTGTTCATCCCCGTCGCGGCGACACAGATGAGTTTGAGTGAGGGGGATGCGTCGATGACATCTTTATCGATAACCACTTTGTTGGTAATGACGATACCGGCATCTTTGCAGTGTTCAATCCTTTCACCCGGTGTCGTCGTCTGGTAGATCGTCACATCACCGAATGTCTCAAAGACGCTCAGGTCAATATCGTCACCCACTGTTTTTGCATCGAGAATGACCAGTTTCATCACTTTTCCTTGCTTTTCTCATAGAAATAGTTGGTCGCTTCGACAAAACCGTCGATGCTTCCGCAATCGAAACGGCGTCCCTTGAATTTGTACGCCATCACCATCCCCTTCTTCGCCTGTGCCATCAACGCATCGGTAATCTGTATCTCGCCCCCTTTGCCGGGTTCGGTCTGTTCAATCAGCTCGAAAATATCAGGAGTGAGGATATAACGGCCGATAATGGCGAGATTCGACGGTGCCTCTTCAGGCTCCGGTTTCTCGACCATCGTGTCGACCATATAGAGCCCGCTGTCGATTTCCTTTCCGGAAATCACGCCGTATTTGTTTACCTGATCCATCGGAACCTCCTGAACCGCGACAATGGAACATCTGTATTTTTCATACACCTTGACCATCTGTGCAAGAACACCGTCCCCTTCCGTATTGGTGCAGAGGTCATCGGCAAGAAGAACAGCGAAAGGTTCATTAC
Coding sequences:
- a CDS encoding Mrp/NBP35 family ATP-binding protein is translated as MNKETILEELGKVRYPGLDKSIVDLKVVEEVAEENGKPVVTLSMQNDEAYQVLESRLSDLFNGNVEVRRKAMMQKKSMNYGDTANPNNRAPYAKRIIAVTSGKGGVGKSTVSVNLSVALAQKGFKVGLLDADVYGPNVPRMTQTADEKLQWNDNYKIIPSENFGIKIMSVGLTTPSSDTPLVWRSSVAVSALIQFLEDVDWGELDFLVIDMPPGTGDIQLTMAQELPITAGVIVTTPQPVALDDVSRAIMMFKDIKVPIGGLVENMSFFIAPDTKKRYDIFGKGGGEATAKKYDIPFLGKIPLDMQIREFSDEGIPPVAMGDKRQKGYYKNIADNLLKQIL
- a CDS encoding DUF3373 family protein, yielding MKKLIAMSTAAAVAATMSFASSDDDLRAELEALKKEVSALKQQTKGIKAKKLKKQISQLKAAALNDNIKWNVDFRTAYDVIGYKYADGASDWNQIFTNRLWLGMGYAPTSNLTFKGTLSYYKMYGQLPDPKMGFNYFDWVVNETPNDGQLRVKEAYWLYFGDDFFGANIPWTASFGRRPATDGLLANYREDQNPKSPIGHIINTEFDGASFKFDLSNVTDVPGMYFKLCMGRGMTNATSRYSGIVSNGDGTYSVNPNATDYSKLDQVSNTDLFGFIFVPYDDGQYSVHTTAFKAWNLPGMETVAVDVSSGQPVPTTYAFMQTGDLYGAAISFIANGIGDGISDMLDESIFFVSFAASKTMPSNDPYQVAIYNGSTSVGTQPAQMDMLGSNDNKTGTSWYAGANWPCQLIDDARVGVEYNHGSKYWRSFTYAEDTLAGSKLAARGDAYEIWFNKDLIGKNLTAQIRYTYIDYKYTGSNGFFAQGGTPLTMDEAQAYGMNPVDKAQDIRMYVRYRY
- a CDS encoding Bax inhibitor-1/YccA family protein, with protein sequence MSLYNRDYVHNQGAHRQTERAYEEPQIKTESDLAAFVKKTYQLFAASCIAATAGAYLGTGMAAAIQSWYWGLVILEFAMLFGLMFTRTKPGLNLLMLFGFTFMTGLTLAPLLSTILALPGGGSIVGQAFFLTAVITGGLSLFAMNTTRDFSGMGKGLLIALVIVIIASVINIFLGSPMLQVVIAGVGALLFSAFILYDTQRIIQGEFATPVEAAVAIYLDVLNLFISLLQLLGIFGGREE
- a CDS encoding thiamine-phosphate pyrophosphorylase, with translation MDAKSNPLQSKLFRLVDANLNRLKEGIRVIEDINRYLYDNQSIASKLKSLRHLAKIDNYLELLPHRDIQNDVLKKSVKTEMEREDITSLLLANYKRAQEAARVLEESFKLIDPAKSEDFKTIRYELYALEQENLV
- a CDS encoding D-2-hydroxyacid dehydrogenase — translated: MKLVILDAKTVGDDIDLSVFETFGDVTIYQTTTPGERIEHCKDAGIVITNKVVIDKDVIDASPSLKLICVAATGMNNVDIEYANEKGIEVKNVAGYSTHSVVQHTFAMLFYLMEKLSYYDNHVKSKAWSRSGIFTCIDRPFHELRGKQWGIIGFGTIGKEVAKVAEAFGATVVYYSTSGENDDPLYPRMELDTLLSTSHIVSIHAPLNEKTRDLLDFTRLEKIQAGSILLNLGRGGIINETDLVHVMDDKEIYVGLDVTEIEPLPEDSILFEAANPDRLFITPHIAWTSIEARQELVKGIFNNIAVFLKKHTI
- the galU gene encoding UTP--glucose-1-phosphate uridylyltransferase GalU; its protein translation is MIKRCLFPAAGYGTRFLPATKAMPKEMLPVMAKPLIQYGVEEAVEAGMDIMAIITGRGKRAIEDHFDISYELEHQIKGSSKEHLLDDIRELINKCTFTYTRQIEMKGLGDAIYKGRVLIGNEPFAVLLADDLCTNTEGDGVLAQMVKVYEKYRCSIVAVQEVPMDQVNKYGVISGKEIDSGLYMVDTMVEKPEPEEAPSNLAIIGRYILTPDIFELIEQTEPGKGGEIQITDALMAQAKKGMVMAYKFKGRRFDCGSIDGFVEATNYFYEKSKEK